GCTGTGGTATGAAATCACACGAGTCAACTCCTGCTCATTGAGATTGCCAACCACCATCATAATGCGTTCATCCGTTCGTTCGCGTTCGGCACGTAGCTCGTCAAAATCTTCATAGAGAATTTCACGCAAACTGCTTGCCGAAAAAGGCTGGCTTTCAATCCTACCTAACCAAACTTTATCCGTGAGCAGTAGGTGGTTCAAAGTGCCGTGAATCGACTCAAAAAAAGCTTTCATATCGCGTTTTCGCGCTTCATCCGACATGGCGGCACAGGTAGCATAAAACTGACGATTCATTGCCTGGTTATAGTGCGCTTGCCATTGAAAGTTTTCGACTTGAGTCATTTGTTATCTCCACCAAGTTTGAGTGAGAATCCTATTTGTGCGTCAGTTCGTGAAATCCCAGTTTCAATTTCAGAAACACTGGGCCGACAGCATGCTGAAGTTGGCGTCCATCGACTTGTGCAACAGGGATCAGCTCTGCACCGCTTCCTGTCAGGAAGGCTTCATCCGCGTTGTAAACATCATACAGACTCATGGGGCTTTCTTCGACAGCGATGTTTGACCTAATTGCCAATTCCATTACGGCATCCCGCGTAATGCCTTGTAAAGCGCCAGCTTCGCAAGGTGGTGTAGACAAAACGCCGTTTTTGACGATAAACAAGTTTGCAGCACTTGCTTCGGCAACTTGTCCGCTATGGTTCAGCATCAAGGCATCATCTGCGCCAGCCTGATTCGCTTCCATTTTAGCCAAAATATTATTGATGTAATTAAGCGTTTTGATTTTCGGATCAAGCACATCCAATGGGGCACGGCGAACCGAAGTGGTAATCAATTTAGCGCCATGTTGCTGAATAGTGTCTTCACCCATTTTCAGGCCACGATACAGAATAAAAACATTTGGTGTGTCGCAGTTTCTGGGATCAAGTCCCAAAAACCCTTCGCCTCGAGTTACGACGAGACGGATATAGCCGCTGTCCATTTTGTTGGCGGTAATTAAGGCCTCGCAAGCCTGTGTCAGAACATCAAGGGTATAAGGGATGACCAGCTTCAATGCCTGAGCGGACTGCTGTAAACGAACAAGGTGCTCACGTATTCTAAAAGTACGGCCGTTATAAACTCGCATACCTTCAAATACACCATCGCCATAAAGCAGGCCATGATCCAATACTGAGATATGTGCTTCGCCAACAGGTACAAGGTCTCCGTTAAGCCAACAAAATTCTTCCATCGCTTTTCCTATTTGTGTCAATTAATGAATGTTCCACCACCAGTTTTCACGAAGTGCGTAGCCGACGTGGGGGCTTGGGTCGACAAATGCCTGCCAATACAGAAACAACAACAGTGAAATGATGAATAACCACAACAATGATTTTTTCCAATACGACATTGCATTTTTCCTTAAAAATCATAGATATTTAGTCTAGCGGTCGTGATATATTAAATACAGATTTAAAAAAATAAAATTTTTACGGTACAGATTGGCTTTATATAGTTTTGTACTGGTATTTTTGAAAAATTCTGTACTGGTATTTGGATGATGTCATGAACCTTAAGCTTTCTAAACCGAATGAAAATGCGGATTTTCTCTATCAAAAATTGGCGACACAGCTTGCCAAACAGATTCGCGATGGACTTTATCAACCCGGCGATAAGCTCATGCCGATAAGACGGTTTGCCGAGAAGCAGGGCGTGAGCATTGCCACAGTGGTGTCGGCTTATTATCAACTTGAAGCCATGGGCTATGTAGAAGCACGCCCCAAATCCGGCTTTTATGTCAAACGGCTTTATCAAGAGCAAATTGACCGACCATCGCAAAGTGAGCCGGATGCCGTGCCTACTGTCGTGACAGGGCAAGAGATGGTGTTGCATCTGGTCAAAGCCACTAACAATCCTGAAATGATGCAATTTGGTGCCGCAGTCCCGGATGCCTCTTATCTACCCACTCAGTTAATTGCTCAAGCGGTAAGGCAAGCCGCAAAGAACGACATGGCTGTTCTGAATGATTATCTTTTTCCACCAGGGTTGCCAGAGTTGCGCAAGCAGATTGCACGGCGAATGGTGGGCAACGCTTGTGATGTGTCTGCTAAACAGGTTGTGATTACCAGCGGATGTCAGGAAGCCATTCGTCTTGCATTAAGAGCTTGTGCGGGGCCGGGCGATGTTATCGCCATTGAATCACCGACGTTTTACGGGTTGTTGCAGGTCATTCATTCACTTCGAATGAAGGCGATAGAAATCCCAACAGACCCAGATACAGGCATGTCCATAGAAGCATTGGAGATGGCAATCGAACAATGGCCAATCAAAGCTTGCGTGCTGGTGCCCAGTTTTAGTAACCCGTTAGGCTTGAGCATGCCGGATGATAAAAAGAGTCGGTTGGTTGAATTACTCTCTAAACGAGAGATTCCAATTATTGAAGATGATGTTTATGGGGAAATTTCTCATGAAAGTCCAAGACCAAAACCCCTGAAGGCGTTTGATAAAGATGATTGGGTGATTTACTGCTCGTCTTTTTCTAAAACTTTATCGCCGGGGCTGCGTGTCGGCTGGGTGGTCTCAAAGCGCTACTATGACAAGTTGGAGTATTTCAAGTACGTGTCCAATTTGGCAACAGCCTCTGTTTCACAATTGGCAGTTGCAGAAGTGCTTCAGTCAGGCAAGTACGATCGCTACCTGAGTAAAATCCGCAGTCAATACGCCTATGCGGTAGAGCGAATGACGGCTGCAATCGTCAAGCTGTTTCCCACTGGCACTAAAGTAACACGTCCTAAAGGCGGTTTTGTATTGTGGATAGAGCTACCCTTTAAGGTTGATACCTTTGAGCTCGCGAATCGATTGATGAAACACCAAATCAGTATTGCGCCGGGACGGATTTTTTCCACAACCAACAAATACGATCACTTTTTCAGAATTTCTTGTGCGGTGAACTGGAATCACGAAACCGACTTGGCATTGCTGAAAATCGTCAATGAGATTCATCAAATAAAAATGTTAGGCAAGGACAGATATCGCCCGCTATAGAGTAAGTTTCTATAAAAACAAGCTCATTGATATAGTGTTAATTGTTTCAATTTTTTGAGCAAGTTTTAATAAAAAGTTAATAAAAACAATTAATTAGTAATGCTAAAAAAGAAGCCTATACTCAGAATAAGGTCTGCCAAAAATTTTTAGAAAGCGGCTTAGACTTCGCTCTACTTTGATTTAGGTAATCCTTGCAAATACTGAAAACAAGAGGGTGGTGACATGAAAAAAACAGCATTAAGTTTGATGATAATTCCGGTTTTGCTGTCAGGCTGTAACAATGACTCTAAGTCGGCTTCAGAATCTTCCATACAAAACATAAGTACAAATAACGAAGTTAAATCAGCGTCTAAGTACACGGTATCAATGAATGACGCACTTTATAAAACATTACCGTTTGCAAACAAAACAGACTTTGAAAATGCGAAAAAAGGCTTTATTGCGCCGCTGCCCAATAATGGTGTTGTAAAGGATGCCAAAGGAAATGTTGTTTGGGATTTAGGAGCGTACCTGTCTTATATAAAAGAGGGAACAAAGTCACCTGATACGGTTAATCCAAGCCTTTGGCGACAAGCTGAATTGTTGATGTATTCCGGGTTGTTTGAAGTGGTACCTGGCGTCTACCAAGTTCGTGGTGCAGACCTTTCAAATATGACGATTGTGGAAGGTGAAAAAGGAATCACAATTTTTGATCCTCTTGTATCAGCGGAAACAGCAAAATATGCCCTGGATTTATATTATCAACATCGGCCTAAGAAACCTGT
This portion of the Hydrogenovibrio marinus genome encodes:
- a CDS encoding DinB family protein, whose protein sequence is MTQVENFQWQAHYNQAMNRQFYATCAAMSDEARKRDMKAFFESIHGTLNHLLLTDKVWLGRIESQPFSASSLREILYEDFDELRAERERTDERIMMVVGNLNEQELTRVISYHSIMTNSPQAFSLGRVFTHLFLHQTHHRGQVSTLIGQLGYDFGETDILWIE
- the ilvE gene encoding branched-chain-amino-acid transaminase, with the translated sequence MEEFCWLNGDLVPVGEAHISVLDHGLLYGDGVFEGMRVYNGRTFRIREHLVRLQQSAQALKLVIPYTLDVLTQACEALITANKMDSGYIRLVVTRGEGFLGLDPRNCDTPNVFILYRGLKMGEDTIQQHGAKLITTSVRRAPLDVLDPKIKTLNYINNILAKMEANQAGADDALMLNHSGQVAEASAANLFIVKNGVLSTPPCEAGALQGITRDAVMELAIRSNIAVEESPMSLYDVYNADEAFLTGSGAELIPVAQVDGRQLQHAVGPVFLKLKLGFHELTHK
- a CDS encoding aminotransferase-like domain-containing protein, yielding MNLKLSKPNENADFLYQKLATQLAKQIRDGLYQPGDKLMPIRRFAEKQGVSIATVVSAYYQLEAMGYVEARPKSGFYVKRLYQEQIDRPSQSEPDAVPTVVTGQEMVLHLVKATNNPEMMQFGAAVPDASYLPTQLIAQAVRQAAKNDMAVLNDYLFPPGLPELRKQIARRMVGNACDVSAKQVVITSGCQEAIRLALRACAGPGDVIAIESPTFYGLLQVIHSLRMKAIEIPTDPDTGMSIEALEMAIEQWPIKACVLVPSFSNPLGLSMPDDKKSRLVELLSKREIPIIEDDVYGEISHESPRPKPLKAFDKDDWVIYCSSFSKTLSPGLRVGWVVSKRYYDKLEYFKYVSNLATASVSQLAVAEVLQSGKYDRYLSKIRSQYAYAVERMTAAIVKLFPTGTKVTRPKGGFVLWIELPFKVDTFELANRLMKHQISIAPGRIFSTTNKYDHFFRISCAVNWNHETDLALLKIVNEIHQIKMLGKDRYRPL